Proteins encoded within one genomic window of Triticum aestivum cultivar Chinese Spring chromosome 2D, IWGSC CS RefSeq v2.1, whole genome shotgun sequence:
- the LOC123050020 gene encoding FCS-Like Zinc finger 1, with protein sequence MEIYGDLEAGCLSHSVSPIKPASPPRKAGPGRLFCDPCDDAGELLGHHHYLDICFSCRKLLAGNKDIFMYRGDTPFCSEECRQEQIEIDEAREKRSNQTGRAEEQRQRQQQKQSTPRIPVWAW encoded by the exons ATGGAAATCTACGGTGACCTCGAGGCCGGCTGCCTCAGCCACTCCGTCTCTCCCATCAAGCCGGCGTCCCCGCCGAGGAAGGCCGGGCCGGGCCGCCTCTTCTGCGACCCCTgcgacgacgccggcgagctcctcgGCCACCACCACTACCTGGACATCTGCTTCAGCTGCCGGAAGCTCCTCGCCGGGAACAAAGACATCTTCATGTACAG AGGTGACACGCCCTTCTGTAGCGAGGAGTGCAGGCAGGAGCAGATCGAGATCGACGAGGCGAGGGAGAAGCGGTCGAATCAGACCGGGAGGGCGGAGGAGCAGCGGCAGAGGCAGCAGCAGAAGCAGAGCACCCCGAGGATCCCCGTCTGGGCGTGGTAG